A stretch of the Vigna radiata var. radiata cultivar VC1973A chromosome 7, Vradiata_ver6, whole genome shotgun sequence genome encodes the following:
- the LOC106768657 gene encoding intracellular protein transport protein USO1, with the protein MFRWRSEKHKVKAVFKLHFHVTQMVQSGVESLVLSIVPGDIGKVTTRLEKAAIRGGVCRWENPVYETIKLFQEPKTGKFSERVYYFVVSTGLSKASSFGEVSVNFSEYAEATKPSTVSLPIKNSHCEAVLHVTIQRLQENNDKRQQEDCEDTELKPNDRSLRTYLSNGEIDASSKSDSSEDVSAKANGNGAELSADCRTSSGSDITTLSSDGSSGLDTPRELGVINGGIHANNNGFLSDVSQTSDPHKPAVNDIHQRSHWDWSGGSEHSLSTDGSTNGSQDALPRERSPQTSDVEIGRLKAELAALARQVDVSDLELQTLRKQIVKESKRGQELSKEIVCVKEERDALKIECDNLRSFHKRMEEAKLSNRPPLDSGDLCTLVEEIKQELKFEKELNANLQLQLKKTQESNADLVLAVQDLDEMLEQKNREMCSLSNKNEEGKISRESEGKLSNSETDDEQKELEELVKEHSNAQETHLLEQKIIDLYGEIEMYRRDKDELEMQMEQLALDYEILKQENHDIAYKLEQSELQEQLKLQYECSSPPAVDEIDAHIQNLENQLKQQSEELSNSLATIKDLGTQISRLEEELEKQAQGFEADLDVVTRAKVEQEQRAIQAEEALRSTRLKNANTAERLQEEFRRLSMQMASTFDANEKAAMRALTEASELRVQKRLVEAMLHKVNAELQSAKTDYEVKLDELSKTIDMMAAQKQQMLLEIDDKTKQLENQKKREEQVSRDFYEEIQMLKGENERLKVEISCLSEKAEKKDILRNDLELVKKSLEESEARLNSRTVERNELVSEIDLLKKKAERSLDELNRMKHLNDEKEIETRVLQSELEGLRAQYSDLKRACFEDEAEKENLRKHVFQLKGELKKKDDALTNMEKRFKDSNGRTQLSDGTKPNLKNKKGASIPQSAKEIANLREKIKTLEDMIKSKETALEMSASSFLEKERELQSKIEELEDKVEEFNQSIALQKVDEDKGITTSNDTTSVAEENGVALTLLKSNVYLSGKEAERSTMDDNGDGNLCETLPELSLLKERNNLMETELKELQQRYSEMSLKFAEVEGERQKLVMTVRNLKNARKAQ; encoded by the exons ATGTTCAGATGGAGGAGTGAGAAACACAAAGTCAAAGCTGTTTTCAAACTCCACTTCCATGTCACCCAG ATGGTGCAATCTGGGGTGGAATCTTTGGTGCTTTCTATAGTTCCAGGGGACATTGGAAAGGTAACTACGAGGTTAGAGAAAGCAGCAATTCGTGGTGGAGTTTGTAGATGGGAGAATCCTGTCTATGAAACAATCAAGCTTTTTCAGGAGCCTAAGACTGGGAAATTCAGTGAGAGAGTATATTATTTTGTGGTTTCAACG GGGTTATCAAAAGCTAGCTCCTTTGGGGAAGTCTCTGTAAACTTTTCTGAGTACGCTGAGGCTACGAAACCCTCCACTGTCTCTCTTCCCATCAAGAATTCTCATTGTGAAGCCGTCTTGCAT GTGACAATCCAGAGGCTGcaagaaaataatgataaaag ACAGCAAGAGGATTGTGAAGATACCGAACTAAAACCCAATGATAGAAGTTTGAGGACCTACTTGAGCAATGGAGAGATAGATGCAAGCTCGAAAAGTGATTCTTCTGAA GATGTGTCTGCCAAAGCAAATGGCAATGGAGCTGAATTGAGTGCTGATTGTAGGACATCCAGTGGATCTGACATTACAACGTTAAGTTCTGATGGAAGCTCTGGACTTGACACACCCAGAGAACTAGGAGTAATAAATGGTGGCATCCACGCCAACAACAATGGTTTTCTTTCAGATGTTAGCCAGACATCTGATCCCCATAAACCTGCTGTAAATGATATTCATCAGAGATCACACTGGGACTGGTCTGGTGGTTCAGAACACAGTTTGAGTACGGATGGGTCAACAAATGGTTCTCAGGATGCTCTTCCAAGGGAAAGATCCCCTCAAACATCTGATGTGGAAATTGGAAGACTCAAGGCTGAACTCGCTGCTTTGGCCAGGCAGGTGGATGTGTCAGACTTGGAACTGCAGACACTAAGGAAGCAAATTGTAAAGGAAAGCAAAAGAGGACAGGAGCTCTCGAAGGAAATCGTTTGCGTCAAAGAGGAAAGAGATGCACTCAAGATTGAATGTGACAATCTCAGATCTTTTCATAAACGAATGGAGGAGGCCAAACTGAGTAATAGGCCACCCTTGGATAGTGGGGATCTTTGTACTCTTGTTGAAGAAATTAAACAAGAATTGAAGTTTGAAAAGGAGCTGAACGCAAATCTCCAATTACAGTTAAAGAAGACACAAGAGTCTAACGCTGATCTAGTTCTTGCTGTGCAGGACCTCGATGAAATGTTGGAGCAGAAAAATAGGGAAATGTGTAGTCTTTCCAATAAGAACGAAGAGGGTAAAATCTCCCGTGAGTCAGAGGGAAAGCTCTCTAATTCTGAAACGGATGATGAACAGAAAGAATTGGAAGAGCTAGTTAAGGAGCACAGCAATGCTCAGGAGACTCACCTACTTGAACAAAAGATTATAGATCTCTATGGTGAAATAGAGATGTATAGGAGAGACAAAGATGAGTTAGAGATGCAGATGGAGCAGCTTGCACTAGACTATGAGATATTGAAACAGGAAAACCATGATATTGCATATAAGCTGGAACAGAGTGAACTGCaagaacaattaaaattacagtATGAATGCTCTTCTCCTCCTGCTGTCGATGAAATTGATGCCCATATTCAGAATCTGGAAAATCAACTCAAGCAACAGTCAGAAGAACTCTCAAATTCTCTGGCTACCATCAAGGATCTTGGAACCCAAATCAGCAGATTAGAGGAAGAACTGGAGAAACAAGCCCAAGGGTTTGAAGCTGATCTAGATGTCGTGACACGTGCCAAAGTTGAGCAGGAGCAAAGAGCCATTCAAGCAGAAGAAGCTTTGCGAAGCACCAGACTTAAAAATGCTAACACTGCTGAGAGGCTTCAGGAAGAATTTAGAAGGCTCTCAATGCAAATGGCCTCTACATTTGATGCCAACGAGAAGGCTGCCATGAGGGCATTGACAGAAGCAAGTGAACTTCGTGTACAGAAAAGACTGGTGGAAGCAATGCTGCACAAAGTCAATGCCGAGCTTCAGTCAGCCAAAACTGATTATGAGGTAAAACTGGATGAACTTTCCAAAACAATAGACATGATGGCAGCTCAGAAACAACAGATGTTGTTGGAAATTGATGACAAGACCAAGCAGCTCGAAAATCAAAAGAAGCGTGAGGAACAAGTTAGTAGGGATTTCTATGAAGAGATCCAGATGCTAAAAGGTGAAAATGAAAGGCTTAAAGTGGAGATTTCATGCCTCTCTGAGAAAGCAGAAAAGAAAGATATCTTAAGAAATGACTTGGAACTCGTGAAGAAATCGCTTGAGGAATCTGAGGCTCGGTTAAATAGTAGAACGGTGGAAAGAAACGAGCTAGTGAGTGAAATTGATCTGTTGAAAAAGAAAGCAGAAAGGTCACTTGATGAGCTAAATAGGATGAAGCATCTCAATGATGAAAAAGAGATTGAGACTAGAGTTTTGCAGTCAGAGTTAGAAGGACTCAGAGCTCAATACAGTGACTTGAAAAGGGCCTGTTTTGAGGACGAAGCTGAGAAAGAAAATCTAAGAAAGCATGTTTTCCAGCTAAAGGGTGAACTTAAGAAGAAGGACGACGCATTAACCAACATGGAGAAGAGGTTCAAGGATAGCAATGGACGCACACAACTTTCAGATGGAACTAAACCcaatttaaagaacaaaaagGGTGCTTCAATTCCTCAGAGTGCAAAAGAAATAGCAAATCTGagggagaaaataaaaacacttgAG GACATGATAAAGTCCAAGGAAACTGCTTTGGAAATGTCAGCTTCTTCATTTTTGGAGAAGGAAAGGGAGCTCCAATCCAAAATCGAGGAACTGGAAGACAAAGTGGAGGAATTCAATCAGAGCATTGCTTTGCAAAAG GTTGATGAGGATAAGGGTATTACTACTTCAAATGATACTACAAGCGTGGCTGAGGAAAATGGTGTTGCATTGACATTGTTGAAGAG TAATGTATATTTGTCGGGGAAAGAAGCAGAAAGATCCACAATGGATGATAATGGAGATGGCAATCTTTGTGAAACTTTACCTGAATTATCGCTGTTGAAGGAAAGAAACAACTTAATGGAAACTGAGCTAAAAGAGTTACAACAAAGATACTCAGAAATGAGTCTCAAATTTGCAGAGGTAGAAGGTGAAAGACAAAAGCTTGTTATGACAGTAAGAAACCTCAAGAATGCTCGGAAGGCTCAATGA